One window of Polyangiaceae bacterium genomic DNA carries:
- a CDS encoding right-handed parallel beta-helix repeat-containing protein, giving the protein MWETSSSAPGRRTASVRPLTSRLALALGAAGLALSLAPGVASAATTEIGPSDDLDAAIKALAPGDELVLQGGTYTLNFRLGITLNGTAAMPIVIRAKDGETPIITRDAAQNVVNIENSSYVTLQGLEISGGSHGIRIDDSDFITIEDCHVHDTGDVAISANLPGSTYEGLRFIHNHIHDTGGTGEGFYLGCNDAGCVMFNSVIEGNYIHDTKDGVSQGDGIEVKQGSYGNLIKDNVIRDTGYPCIIVYGTQGNAVNTIEGNAMWNCGDHGIQAAADAVIINNLILGAAANGIHNQVHQGATPGNLTILHNTILVDNDAIRTNDIAAPVLIANNALYSSGGNAIRLGGDTGQATVSGNVGTGTFAGSSGFDGSGARATDFADFANNDVFPASGSKLVGSGDSAHTLPDDFNGTARSASSVDVGAYVYDASGNPGWTVGDGFKQGGSTGGGTGGSGGSAGAASGGNGGSGNGGSSNTGGTGTGGSSAGATNGGSGAASSGGSGATSNAGGGSSDDSGCGCSVPGGNGSRGGLLLGLGLLLGAGLRRRRRLS; this is encoded by the coding sequence ATGTGGGAAACCAGCTCGAGCGCCCCAGGTCGGCGCACCGCTTCCGTTCGTCCTCTGACCTCGCGCCTCGCGCTAGCCCTGGGCGCTGCCGGGCTCGCGCTCAGCTTGGCGCCTGGAGTCGCTTCCGCAGCCACGACTGAAATCGGTCCGAGCGATGACCTGGACGCCGCCATCAAGGCGCTCGCACCCGGCGATGAGCTCGTGCTTCAAGGTGGCACCTACACCCTCAATTTCCGCCTGGGAATTACCCTGAACGGCACTGCGGCGATGCCCATCGTGATTCGCGCCAAAGACGGGGAGACGCCGATCATCACGCGTGATGCGGCGCAGAACGTAGTCAACATCGAGAACTCCAGCTACGTGACGCTCCAGGGCTTGGAGATCAGCGGTGGTAGTCATGGCATCCGCATCGACGACTCAGATTTCATCACCATCGAGGATTGCCACGTACATGACACGGGGGATGTCGCCATCAGCGCGAACCTCCCAGGCTCGACCTACGAAGGTCTGCGCTTCATTCACAACCACATTCACGACACCGGAGGCACTGGAGAGGGCTTCTACCTTGGCTGCAACGACGCCGGCTGCGTGATGTTCAACAGCGTGATCGAAGGCAACTACATCCACGACACCAAGGACGGCGTCTCCCAGGGTGACGGCATCGAGGTCAAGCAAGGGAGCTATGGCAACCTGATCAAAGACAACGTGATCCGCGACACCGGCTACCCCTGCATCATCGTCTATGGCACCCAAGGCAACGCGGTGAACACCATCGAGGGCAACGCGATGTGGAACTGTGGAGATCACGGGATCCAAGCGGCGGCCGACGCGGTCATCATCAACAATCTGATTCTAGGAGCAGCCGCGAACGGCATCCACAATCAGGTCCACCAGGGCGCTACCCCGGGGAACCTAACCATTCTCCACAACACGATCCTCGTGGACAACGATGCCATCCGAACGAACGACATCGCCGCGCCGGTGCTGATCGCCAACAATGCGCTGTACTCGAGCGGCGGCAACGCCATCCGCTTGGGCGGAGACACCGGACAAGCGACGGTCAGCGGCAACGTCGGCACCGGCACCTTCGCGGGCAGCTCGGGCTTCGACGGCAGCGGCGCGCGCGCAACGGACTTCGCTGACTTCGCGAACAACGACGTCTTCCCCGCCAGCGGCTCGAAGCTCGTCGGCTCCGGCGACTCCGCTCACACCCTGCCCGACGACTTCAACGGGACGGCGCGCTCGGCGTCGTCCGTCGATGTTGGCGCCTACGTCTACGACGCGAGCGGCAACCCCGGCTGGACCGTTGGCGACGGCTTCAAGCAAGGGGGCTCGACCGGCGGCGGAACTGGCGGGAGCGGCGGAAGCGCGGGCGCCGCAAGCGGCGGGAACGGGGGCAGCGGGAATGGTGGCAGCAGCAACACCGGGGGCACCGGCACCGGCGGCAGTAGCGCCGGGGCCACCAACGGCGGAAGTGGCGCTGCGAGCAGCGGAGGATCCGGAGCAACGAGCAACGCGGGTGGCGGTTCGAGCGACGACTCGGGTTGCGGCTGCTCGGTTCCGGGAGGTAATGGGAGCCGCGGTGGGCTCCTGCTCGGACTTGGGTTACTCCTCGGCGCGGGCTTGAGACGCCGCAGGCGGCTTAGCTAG
- a CDS encoding glycosyltransferase family 2 protein, with protein MTSPSTHTPRIVSTPDRAPEPAAKNSDQALGWFVGTLVLALAASVAWRPTWGAPGWHVAASQVAAALAFALLVWRFRLALRYRATPSTDDASLPFITVVVPAYNEGAQVARTLDSVLASSYPLHKLRVIAVNDGSADDTWLHIRAAMDRHPGRIEGINCARNRGKRHALYEGIVRARGQVLVTIDSDSEIEVDTLRNLVTPFVEDARVGAVAGNVRVLSRQTGALPRMLDVSFTYGFDFLRASQSEVGCVLCTPGALSAYRMDLLERAVPEWMDQRFLGRRANIGEDRAMTNLILRDGWRVVFQRNARVHTEVPSSFVSLCKMLLRWARSNVRETLLMTRFVARRGIRRGPDGLTLNYLQQLSRLVLTLVFSGPALWLLATAPQLMLPLGVLGALLSAVLPALVYAWMRRDIRGALWAFGYAVYSLLGLGWISLYALATPHHSAWLTRALPERGAGLSGAAVGR; from the coding sequence ATGACGTCCCCCTCGACTCACACCCCTCGCATCGTTTCGACTCCCGACAGGGCTCCCGAGCCCGCAGCCAAGAACTCAGACCAGGCGCTCGGTTGGTTCGTAGGCACCTTGGTGCTCGCCCTAGCCGCTTCTGTTGCCTGGCGCCCGACCTGGGGCGCGCCCGGGTGGCATGTCGCGGCGTCACAGGTCGCCGCCGCGCTGGCCTTCGCCCTGCTCGTCTGGCGCTTCCGTCTTGCGCTTCGCTACCGCGCGACACCATCGACCGATGACGCGAGCCTGCCGTTCATCACCGTCGTCGTACCCGCGTACAACGAAGGCGCCCAGGTGGCGCGCACACTGGACTCGGTCCTCGCCTCTTCCTACCCGCTACACAAGCTGCGCGTGATCGCCGTGAACGACGGCAGCGCCGACGATACGTGGCTGCATATCCGCGCGGCGATGGACCGTCATCCGGGACGCATCGAGGGGATCAACTGCGCGAGGAACCGAGGCAAGCGGCACGCGTTGTACGAGGGCATCGTGCGCGCGCGTGGGCAGGTCCTGGTGACCATCGACAGCGACTCCGAGATCGAAGTCGACACGTTGAGGAACCTGGTCACTCCGTTCGTCGAGGACGCGCGCGTCGGCGCCGTTGCGGGCAACGTGAGGGTGCTCTCGCGCCAGACGGGTGCCCTCCCGCGTATGCTGGACGTCTCGTTCACGTACGGTTTCGACTTTCTGCGGGCGAGTCAGAGTGAGGTGGGGTGCGTGCTGTGCACGCCGGGAGCCCTGAGCGCTTACCGCATGGATCTACTCGAACGCGCGGTGCCCGAGTGGATGGACCAGCGCTTCCTCGGTCGGCGCGCCAACATTGGTGAAGACCGCGCGATGACGAATCTGATTCTCCGCGACGGTTGGCGCGTGGTGTTTCAGCGCAACGCTCGTGTCCACACCGAGGTGCCGAGCAGCTTCGTTTCATTGTGCAAGATGCTGCTGCGTTGGGCGCGGAGCAACGTTCGCGAGACGCTGCTGATGACTCGTTTCGTCGCGCGCCGCGGGATCCGCCGGGGGCCCGATGGTCTCACCCTCAACTACCTGCAACAGCTCAGCCGGCTGGTGCTCACGTTGGTGTTCAGCGGCCCCGCGCTGTGGCTCCTCGCCACCGCGCCCCAGTTGATGCTGCCCCTTGGGGTGCTGGGGGCCCTGCTCTCGGCCGTGCTCCCGGCGCTGGTCTACGCCTGGATGCGACGCGATATCCGCGGGGCGTTGTGGGCTTTTGGGTACGCCGTCTATTCCCTCCTCGGACTAGGTTGGATTTCGCTGTACGCGCTCGCGACGCCCCACCACTCGGCCTGGCTCACTCGGGCTCTTCCTGAACGCGGCGCTGGGCTGTCTGGCGCGGCGGTCGGGCGCTGA
- a CDS encoding NAD(P)H-binding protein: MAIAGASGFVGRHLIDRLKRDEHVIALSRGARAEDDVEWREADLFSATSTLQALQGCDVAIYLVHSMMPSSRLFQGSFRDTDLLLADNFAKAAVKNGVRHLIYLGGLVPEGALSSHLSSRREVEDVFNATGIPLTVLRAGMIVGPGGSSFEILHSLVLRLPLMVLPAWTQSTTQAVFIDDVVEVLARALREPEFRDRTLDLVNGEHLTYEALLRQTAEVLSVRRRMLKVPIDSTGFSKLWVSLFSNSAYELVSPLIDSLRCDLPSPTPDPLIVRSIQYASYAEMARESLERSPRPVASRPKRRLKESHSVRSIQRLPVVSGHDARWITEQYARWLPGALRAGLRVDHDEARERLEFRFGWVPWPLLVLQRQAGPDAESRDKLHIVGGLLSHTNDTGWLEFRQVQDRRFTLAAIHEFVPALPWYVYRLTQAPIHSWVMGRFARFLEASNRAEVTAAA; this comes from the coding sequence GTGGCTATCGCGGGAGCGAGCGGCTTCGTCGGGCGACACTTGATCGACCGCTTGAAGCGCGATGAGCACGTCATCGCTCTCTCTCGAGGCGCTCGAGCCGAAGACGACGTGGAGTGGCGGGAGGCGGACTTGTTCTCCGCCACGAGCACGCTTCAAGCTCTCCAGGGCTGCGACGTCGCGATCTATCTCGTGCACTCGATGATGCCCTCATCGAGGCTGTTTCAGGGTTCGTTCCGAGACACCGACCTCTTGCTCGCGGACAACTTCGCCAAGGCCGCCGTGAAGAACGGCGTGCGCCACCTGATTTATCTCGGCGGCTTGGTGCCCGAGGGAGCGCTCAGCAGTCACCTCTCGAGCCGGCGCGAGGTCGAGGACGTCTTCAACGCGACGGGGATCCCGCTGACGGTGCTGCGAGCCGGGATGATCGTTGGGCCGGGTGGCTCCTCGTTCGAGATCCTGCACTCGCTGGTGCTACGGCTCCCCTTGATGGTGCTGCCCGCGTGGACTCAGAGCACCACTCAAGCGGTGTTCATCGACGACGTGGTCGAGGTGCTGGCCCGCGCCCTGCGGGAACCGGAGTTTCGCGACCGCACCCTGGACCTGGTGAACGGTGAGCATCTAACCTACGAGGCGCTCCTGCGCCAGACGGCTGAAGTCCTTTCCGTGCGGCGACGCATGCTGAAGGTACCGATCGACTCCACTGGGTTCAGCAAGCTGTGGGTGAGCTTGTTCAGCAACTCGGCGTATGAGTTGGTGTCGCCGCTGATCGACAGCCTGCGCTGCGACCTTCCCTCCCCCACACCCGATCCATTGATCGTGCGCTCGATCCAGTACGCCAGCTACGCCGAGATGGCGCGCGAGAGCCTCGAGCGCTCGCCGCGTCCGGTCGCGTCGCGCCCCAAGCGCCGGCTCAAGGAGTCGCACAGCGTACGCTCCATTCAGCGTCTCCCGGTGGTGAGCGGGCATGACGCACGCTGGATCACCGAACAGTACGCGCGCTGGCTGCCGGGCGCGCTGCGCGCCGGGCTCCGGGTGGATCACGACGAGGCCAGGGAGCGCCTCGAGTTTCGCTTCGGTTGGGTCCCCTGGCCGCTCCTGGTGTTGCAGCGCCAAGCGGGCCCAGATGCGGAGAGCCGAGACAAGCTGCACATCGTTGGCGGCCTCTTGTCACACACCAATGACACCGGGTGGCTGGAGTTTCGCCAGGTGCAAGACCGGCGCTTCACCCTGGCCGCGATTCACGAGTTCGTGCCGGCGCTCCCTTGGTACGTCTATCGCCTCACTCAAGCGCCCATCCACAGCTGGGTGATGGGGCGCTTCGCTCGCTTCCTCGAGGCAAGCAATCGCGCGGAGGTCACAGCAGCCGCTTGA
- a CDS encoding metallophosphoesterase: protein MGWQRTALALGLLGLAAQAACSTRPAEERAERDQEVGHAEARGLRVDVDDGLAVILGIGEEAGEGTLSLWNSAPVQRFTLNRSESAPTSWRVTFSNVMRESQLKVVEGEATLTQLPGTHATQQVYQLTLTTPEVRFELMAPEARQRGPFSFALLSDVQEAIDRVQDIFGRINQEPVSFMLGAGDLTNQGSDEQLSRYKRELQKLEVPYYTTLGNHELGQSPTLWHDYFGRASFHFDFRGAAFSLIDSGSATVDPLVYDQLGGWLSEHTSDVHIVAMHIPPLDPTGVRNGAFSSRNEAAKLLGRLARGHVDLTLYGHIHSYYDFENGGIPAYISGGGGAIPERFDQIGRHFLVIDVDPDSGIRKVRTVRVD from the coding sequence ATGGGCTGGCAACGTACGGCTTTGGCTCTGGGGCTTCTCGGCCTGGCGGCGCAAGCGGCGTGTAGCACGCGCCCCGCGGAGGAACGCGCGGAGCGCGATCAAGAAGTGGGTCACGCCGAAGCTCGTGGCCTGCGGGTCGATGTGGATGACGGGCTAGCGGTGATTCTAGGCATTGGCGAAGAGGCGGGCGAAGGCACGCTCAGCCTGTGGAACAGTGCGCCGGTCCAGCGCTTCACGCTCAACCGCAGTGAGAGCGCGCCGACCAGCTGGCGCGTGACGTTTTCCAACGTGATGCGCGAGTCGCAGCTGAAGGTGGTGGAAGGCGAGGCGACGCTGACGCAGCTTCCAGGCACGCATGCCACGCAGCAGGTCTACCAGCTGACCCTGACGACTCCCGAGGTGCGGTTCGAGCTGATGGCTCCAGAGGCTCGCCAGCGCGGCCCATTCAGCTTTGCACTACTCAGCGACGTTCAAGAGGCGATCGACCGAGTGCAAGACATCTTCGGGCGCATCAACCAAGAGCCCGTCTCCTTCATGCTCGGTGCCGGTGACCTAACCAACCAGGGCAGCGACGAGCAGCTGAGCCGCTACAAGCGAGAGCTGCAGAAGCTCGAGGTGCCTTACTACACGACGCTCGGTAATCACGAGCTCGGGCAGTCTCCTACGCTCTGGCACGACTACTTTGGCCGTGCGAGCTTCCATTTCGATTTCCGCGGGGCAGCGTTCAGTCTGATCGATAGCGGTAGCGCCACGGTGGACCCACTGGTGTATGACCAACTTGGCGGTTGGCTTTCGGAGCATACTTCGGACGTCCACATCGTCGCGATGCACATCCCACCGCTCGATCCGACCGGGGTGCGCAATGGCGCCTTCAGTAGCCGCAACGAGGCAGCGAAGCTCCTAGGACGACTCGCACGCGGTCACGTAGACCTGACGCTCTACGGGCACATTCACTCCTACTACGACTTCGAGAACGGCGGGATCCCGGCGTACATTTCAGGTGGGGGTGGTGCGATCCCCGAGCGCTTCGATCAAATCGGCCGTCACTTTCTGGTGATCGACGTCGACCCCGACTCGGGGATCCGCAAGGTGCGAACCGTGCGCGTCGACTAG
- a CDS encoding prenyltransferase: protein MSVDFGEPRTPSIFAWLQAARPLAAANIALPILFGSALAYGDQRRFSAGALGLALGFGLLDQLFIVFANDYADAEADQVNTTYNLFSGGSRVIPQGKLSRQSLGRAALLMAALLLIYASAVGLLADVSVWFPLTLAALFLLWAYSFPPIRLSFRGGGELLQALGLGVVLPLIGFSAQTGGLHDLSWTSLMPAFLIGYAGNITTALPDHPADAATGKFTYAVRASPRVARRNSLILIGCAALGTPIIVPDAGYTRSAALIALVFALLLANLRNLDLAEASNRPACRLFVLLNGGAISLLFGGWALLLWLGG from the coding sequence ATGTCCGTCGACTTCGGAGAGCCCCGAACTCCTAGCATTTTCGCCTGGCTCCAGGCGGCGCGACCCTTGGCCGCGGCCAACATCGCCTTGCCAATTCTGTTTGGTAGCGCCCTCGCTTACGGCGATCAGCGCCGCTTCAGCGCTGGCGCGTTGGGCCTCGCCTTGGGGTTCGGCTTGCTCGATCAGTTGTTCATCGTCTTCGCCAACGACTACGCGGACGCCGAAGCGGATCAGGTGAACACGACGTACAACTTGTTCTCCGGCGGCTCTCGGGTCATTCCCCAGGGCAAATTGTCTAGGCAGAGCCTGGGCCGGGCGGCGCTCCTGATGGCAGCGCTGCTGCTGATCTACGCCAGCGCCGTGGGCCTCTTGGCCGATGTTTCCGTGTGGTTTCCCTTGACGCTCGCAGCCTTGTTCTTGCTTTGGGCCTACAGCTTCCCGCCCATCCGCTTGTCTTTTCGGGGGGGAGGAGAGCTGCTTCAGGCGCTGGGGCTAGGCGTGGTACTGCCTCTGATCGGCTTCAGCGCCCAAACCGGCGGTCTACACGACCTGAGCTGGACGAGCCTCATGCCAGCGTTCCTGATCGGCTACGCCGGGAACATCACGACGGCGCTCCCGGATCACCCCGCGGATGCTGCCACAGGGAAATTCACCTACGCCGTGCGCGCGTCGCCGCGAGTAGCGCGGCGCAATAGCCTGATCCTGATCGGCTGCGCCGCCCTCGGCACGCCGATCATTGTCCCTGATGCCGGCTACACTCGCTCGGCGGCGTTGATCGCGCTGGTCTTCGCTCTGCTCCTCGCCAACCTGCGGAACCTGGACCTCGCGGAAGCAAGCAACCGCCCAGCGTGCCGCCTGTTCGTGCTGCTCAACGGCGGCGCCATCAGCCTGCTGTTCGGCGGCTGGGCCTTGCTACTGTGGCTCGGAGGGTGA
- a CDS encoding low molecular weight phosphotyrosine protein phosphatase, translating to MSKVSVCFVCLGNICRSPTAEGVFRHLVAEAGLNDEIHIDSAGTAAYHAGESPDQRSAAHASRRGIVLSGRARQFVPKDFERFDYVLAMDAANYRELERQAKGDTARQRLHYCRDFDPASPKASSVPDPYYGGDAGFEEVLDLCDAACRGLLAHLRQERLR from the coding sequence ATGAGCAAGGTCAGCGTGTGTTTCGTGTGCCTCGGCAACATCTGCCGATCGCCCACGGCGGAGGGCGTGTTCCGCCACCTGGTTGCCGAGGCAGGCCTGAACGACGAAATCCACATCGACAGCGCAGGTACCGCGGCGTACCACGCGGGAGAGTCCCCCGATCAGCGCTCCGCTGCGCATGCGTCCCGCCGCGGCATCGTGCTCAGCGGGCGCGCGCGTCAGTTCGTTCCGAAGGACTTCGAACGCTTCGATTACGTGCTGGCGATGGACGCAGCCAACTATCGCGAACTAGAGCGTCAAGCGAAGGGTGATACCGCGCGGCAACGGTTGCACTATTGCAGAGACTTCGACCCCGCGTCTCCCAAGGCCTCCAGTGTACCGGATCCGTACTACGGCGGAGACGCCGGGTTCGAAGAGGTACTCGATCTGTGCGATGCTGCGTGCCGGGGACTCCTCGCGCATTTGCGCCAGGAGCGCCTGCGTTGA
- a CDS encoding ArsA family ATPase, producing the protein MSSQPSSRRANSEQDHQRAETFLADHKLIVCVGPGGVGKTSVAATLALEAARRGRRALVLTIDPARRLATALGLDGLDDGVRAVPTEELLRYGARVEGRLDAAMLETRASYDSLIERLNGAGESTRKILENRVYQAFSRTLARSHAYVAMERLYDVVESGDYDLVVLDTPPTRSALDILDAPGRLARFLDDEAVRWFLKPRFGGGALSRLIPSGGAAATRILGMLASRQLVEELVGFFSVLWHLKEGFQARAEAVQRILRADSTAFCLVCSPSRTSLWDAAYLRDGLLERGVPLGAVIFNRAYVARASDPAEKVGWAPPQDPAQRLGSIGLEGRRVSEAMLVLLHELAKLRQDTAAWNHVAQAATDRFTERLPKDCLSVRLPELSEDPRDLIDLLQLSRALFDWESRT; encoded by the coding sequence GTGAGTTCCCAGCCCAGCAGTCGCCGCGCAAACTCCGAGCAGGACCATCAGCGCGCCGAGACGTTCCTCGCGGATCACAAGCTGATTGTGTGTGTGGGGCCTGGGGGCGTCGGCAAGACCAGCGTCGCTGCGACGCTGGCGCTCGAGGCGGCGAGGCGCGGGCGGCGCGCGCTCGTGCTCACCATTGATCCAGCGCGGCGTCTGGCGACCGCGCTTGGGCTCGATGGGTTGGACGATGGTGTGCGCGCCGTGCCGACGGAGGAGCTCTTGCGCTACGGCGCCCGCGTGGAGGGACGGCTGGATGCCGCGATGTTGGAGACGCGCGCATCTTATGACTCGCTCATCGAGCGGCTGAACGGCGCCGGTGAGTCCACCCGCAAGATCCTCGAGAACCGCGTGTATCAGGCGTTCTCTCGCACCTTGGCCCGCAGCCACGCGTACGTCGCCATGGAGCGTCTGTACGACGTCGTGGAGAGTGGGGACTACGACTTGGTGGTGCTCGACACGCCGCCGACTCGCTCGGCCCTGGATATCCTCGACGCCCCGGGGCGACTCGCACGCTTCCTTGACGATGAGGCCGTGCGCTGGTTCCTGAAGCCGCGCTTTGGCGGCGGGGCGTTGTCGCGCTTGATTCCGAGCGGAGGCGCTGCGGCGACGCGCATCTTGGGTATGCTCGCGAGCCGGCAGCTGGTGGAGGAACTGGTGGGCTTCTTCTCGGTGCTCTGGCACCTGAAGGAGGGCTTTCAAGCGCGCGCCGAGGCGGTGCAGAGGATTCTCCGCGCGGATTCGACAGCGTTCTGCCTGGTGTGCTCGCCGTCGCGAACTAGCCTGTGGGACGCAGCATACTTGCGCGACGGCTTGCTGGAGCGTGGTGTGCCGCTCGGCGCGGTGATCTTCAATCGCGCCTACGTCGCGCGAGCCAGCGACCCTGCAGAAAAGGTAGGTTGGGCGCCTCCTCAGGATCCAGCGCAGCGCCTGGGGTCGATTGGCCTTGAGGGGCGGAGAGTCAGCGAGGCGATGTTGGTGTTACTTCATGAGCTAGCCAAGCTGCGCCAAGACACTGCCGCATGGAATCATGTCGCGCAGGCCGCGACGGACCGCTTCACCGAGCGTCTACCGAAGGATTGCCTCAGCGTGCGGTTGCCCGAGCTCAGTGAGGACCCTCGGGATTTGATCGACTTGCTCCAGCTCTCCCGTGCGCTGTTCGATTGGGAGAGTCGTACTTGA
- a CDS encoding ferrochelatase, whose protein sequence is MADFQSILRSADEQLSAMGVARRSLCPKRDLATSLLDLGVRLQLEVPRGCEMAFARGLASIADAEVRNFPENIFWDFDYTAASLLREATASSEPARHLSEVCGLIVALQDLFGSATEICFRYGHDFIYGFDWAKWVRKQPDQRASVGPFDLEFLTFLHQRGHELLELIAEDDAKYPTLRTSEPRNPFEFSRDPEAEAALHESLARDGLLPVESWRVDATPVWDKPFQRLRRERAMRLGF, encoded by the coding sequence TTGGCAGACTTCCAAAGCATCCTGCGCTCCGCCGATGAGCAGTTGTCGGCGATGGGAGTGGCGCGCCGCTCGCTGTGTCCGAAACGGGACCTCGCTACTTCGCTCCTGGATTTGGGGGTGAGGTTGCAGCTAGAGGTTCCGCGCGGATGTGAAATGGCGTTCGCTCGAGGCTTGGCGAGCATCGCCGACGCCGAGGTCAGGAACTTTCCAGAGAATATCTTTTGGGACTTCGACTACACCGCCGCGAGCCTGCTGCGGGAGGCAACGGCGAGTAGCGAGCCGGCTCGCCACCTGAGCGAAGTGTGTGGGCTGATCGTCGCGCTCCAGGACCTGTTCGGCAGCGCTACGGAGATCTGCTTCCGCTACGGCCACGACTTCATCTATGGCTTCGACTGGGCCAAGTGGGTGCGCAAGCAGCCCGACCAGCGTGCGAGCGTCGGGCCATTCGACTTGGAGTTTCTGACCTTCCTGCATCAGCGCGGCCATGAGCTGCTCGAGCTGATTGCCGAGGACGACGCGAAGTACCCGACATTGCGCACCTCGGAACCGCGCAATCCCTTCGAGTTTTCCCGGGATCCGGAGGCCGAGGCCGCGCTGCACGAGAGCCTCGCGCGGGACGGCCTCTTGCCCGTGGAGAGTTGGCGGGTCGACGCGACGCCAGTTTGGGACAAGCCTTTTCAGCGCTTGCGGCGTGAGCGAGCGATGAGGCTCGGTTTCTAG
- a CDS encoding fructosamine kinase family protein: MSFGGGELSAALGQAIAEALGARVTQSGYLSGGDINIALRCTLDDGRLVFLKTNNSAPKGMFHAEALGLEWLREAQTLQIPEVLAVSTPSDPEQFLVLELLESGRRRADFDEVLGRGLAALHRSLPAEVRFGLDHDNYIGRLPQGNNPGEAAATDWATFYVEQRLEPQLKLAQNSGLASSKLRHGFSKLLPKVADLVGDAEPASRLHGDLWGGNLHTSPSGEPVLIDPAAYAGHREMDLAMMRLFGGFGEGVFAAYEEAHPLSAGSRERLPLYQLYPLMVHVNLFGGSYVSSVEQQLKRLL; this comes from the coding sequence TTGAGCTTCGGCGGCGGTGAGCTGTCCGCGGCGCTCGGGCAGGCAATTGCAGAAGCGCTGGGGGCACGCGTGACCCAGTCCGGCTACTTGAGCGGCGGTGACATCAACATCGCGCTGCGCTGCACGCTGGACGATGGCCGCCTGGTCTTCCTCAAGACCAACAACAGCGCACCCAAGGGCATGTTTCACGCAGAGGCGCTCGGGCTGGAGTGGCTGCGTGAAGCGCAAACCCTGCAGATCCCTGAAGTTCTCGCGGTGTCCACTCCGAGCGACCCCGAGCAGTTCTTGGTGCTCGAGCTCTTGGAGTCGGGGCGGCGCCGCGCGGACTTCGACGAAGTCCTGGGTCGCGGTCTCGCTGCGCTGCACCGCTCGCTACCTGCGGAAGTCCGCTTCGGTCTCGACCACGACAACTACATCGGGCGGTTGCCACAGGGAAATAATCCGGGCGAGGCGGCCGCTACGGACTGGGCCACTTTCTACGTCGAGCAACGCCTGGAACCGCAGCTCAAGTTGGCCCAGAACAGCGGCCTCGCTTCTTCCAAGCTGCGGCATGGCTTCTCCAAGCTGCTGCCGAAGGTCGCCGACCTGGTGGGCGACGCCGAGCCAGCGTCGCGGCTGCATGGCGACCTCTGGGGCGGAAACCTCCACACCTCTCCAAGCGGCGAGCCCGTGCTCATCGACCCAGCTGCCTACGCTGGGCATCGAGAGATGGATCTGGCGATGATGCGCCTGTTCGGCGGCTTTGGGGAAGGCGTGTTTGCCGCCTACGAGGAAGCACATCCACTGAGCGCTGGCAGCCGGGAGCGCTTGCCGCTCTATCAACTCTACCCGCTGATGGTTCACGTGAACCTCTTCGGCGGGAGCTACGTGAGCAGCGTCGAGCAACAGCTCAAGCGGCTGCTGTGA